From one Gracilibacillus salinarum genomic stretch:
- a CDS encoding urease accessory protein UreE — protein MLTKQVITNIENQPKDHPNREWVELDWDELNKRILRKTTDKGTDVAIALDEKAPLKVGDVVYEDEEKQIVIRTKKEQVYVVYPESIVQMGKAAFELGNRHTPCLISESEIVVRYDDTLERLFDEVGVKYEATERRFTEPFKYRGHQH, from the coding sequence ATGTTAACGAAACAAGTTATTACCAACATAGAAAATCAGCCGAAAGATCATCCAAATCGTGAATGGGTGGAGTTGGACTGGGATGAATTGAATAAACGAATCTTAAGAAAAACAACGGATAAAGGCACAGACGTTGCGATTGCTTTAGATGAAAAAGCACCTTTAAAGGTAGGAGACGTTGTCTACGAGGATGAAGAGAAGCAAATCGTAATCAGAACCAAAAAAGAGCAAGTGTATGTCGTCTATCCGGAATCGATCGTACAGATGGGCAAGGCTGCATTCGAATTAGGAAATCGCCATACACCATGTCTGATTTCTGAATCAGAAATAGTTGTCCGTTATGATGATACGTTAGAACGACTGTTTGATGAAGTAGGTGTGAAATATGAAGCAACAGAACGACGATTTACAGAACCTTTCAAATACAGAGGGCATCAGCACTAA
- the ureG gene encoding urease accessory protein UreG, with amino-acid sequence MKPVIVGIGGPVGSGKTSLVEKLTKEMVNQYSVAVITNDIYTKEDAQFLIKQGILPEDRIIGVETGGCPHTAIREDASMNFEAIDELKRRFDDLDIILLESGGDNLSATFSPELVDGYIYVIDVAEGGDIPRKGGPGVTRSDLLLVNKIDLAPYVEVDLYKMKEDAKEARKERPFVFTNVKKGEGIPEVIQWIQHAMLLEGSEIS; translated from the coding sequence ATGAAACCAGTAATAGTTGGAATAGGAGGACCAGTTGGTTCAGGTAAGACGTCACTTGTAGAGAAACTGACAAAGGAAATGGTGAATCAATATAGTGTCGCCGTTATTACCAATGATATTTATACGAAAGAGGATGCACAATTTTTGATCAAACAAGGTATTCTCCCAGAAGATCGGATTATCGGGGTAGAAACCGGAGGCTGTCCGCATACTGCTATTCGGGAAGATGCTTCGATGAATTTTGAGGCAATTGATGAATTGAAGCGACGCTTTGATGACTTGGATATTATTTTGTTAGAAAGTGGTGGCGACAATTTGTCTGCAACGTTCAGTCCAGAATTAGTGGATGGGTATATTTATGTAATTGATGTGGCCGAAGGTGGAGATATTCCGAGAAAAGGCGGACCAGGAGTTACCAGATCAGACCTTCTATTAGTGAACAAAATCGACCTGGCACCATATGTCGAAGTGGATCTTTATAAGATGAAGGAAGATGCAAAGGAAGCAAGGAAAGAACGTCCTTTCGTATTTACCAATGTCAAAAAAGGTGAAGGCATTCCAGAAGTAATCCAGTGGATCCAGCATGCTATGTTATTAGAAGGAAGCGAAATTTCCTAA
- a CDS encoding urease accessory protein UreD, producing MEGQLALYFTLRQQKTIMKDVYYQPPLKASRGLYVHNPDDISVYLMESSGGLVAGDTNSFDVKLDSGTTVTLHPQAATKVYPAYNGKPSKQQVRVELAEKASLTWKREEVIPFAESDFSSHTIINMKCDSKFYWEEILYPGREKRGETFTFHGCQTQLEVWMEDDCIVYDQLSLHPDKQNLKHAGVLGNYHYIASVWLIDQDIRIDPEAWNETTTDHIVSTTRLRNAGYLVRFLSNDLPRVKREMDQIAESTKAVEN from the coding sequence ATGGAAGGCCAATTAGCGCTTTATTTTACTTTGCGCCAGCAAAAAACGATCATGAAGGATGTTTACTATCAGCCCCCATTAAAGGCGAGCAGAGGACTTTATGTCCATAACCCTGATGATATCTCTGTCTATTTAATGGAATCATCTGGCGGATTAGTAGCTGGTGATACGAATTCATTTGATGTGAAACTGGACAGTGGTACAACCGTGACACTGCATCCACAGGCAGCTACGAAAGTATATCCTGCTTACAATGGCAAGCCGAGTAAACAGCAGGTAAGGGTGGAATTAGCAGAAAAGGCATCGCTGACTTGGAAGCGTGAAGAGGTTATTCCATTTGCTGAAAGTGATTTTTCCAGTCATACGATCATTAATATGAAGTGTGACAGCAAGTTCTATTGGGAGGAAATATTATATCCAGGCAGAGAAAAAAGGGGAGAAACCTTCACTTTTCATGGATGTCAAACACAACTTGAGGTATGGATGGAGGACGATTGTATTGTCTACGATCAATTATCCTTACATCCCGACAAACAAAATCTTAAGCACGCTGGGGTGCTGGGAAACTATCATTATATTGCCAGTGTCTGGCTGATCGATCAGGATATTAGAATAGATCCGGAAGCATGGAATGAGACAACAACGGATCATATAGTCAGCACAACACGTTTACGTAATGCTGGCTATTTAGTCCGCTTCCTGTCCAATGACCTGCCGCGAGTCAAAAGAGAAATGGATCAAATTGCAGAAAGCACAAAAGCAGTGGAAAACTAA
- a CDS encoding spore germination protein — protein sequence MSATTAVATFTLGNQALFGTVSIIRIGAVFLATAFGMFGFFISVFLTLGYLAKLESFGVPYLSPVSPFTKGDFLKILIKKPVFKQNKRAKVRNEYGNKFNQPVYPI from the coding sequence ATTTCAGCCACTACTGCCGTCGCCACTTTTACTCTAGGTAATCAAGCTTTATTCGGAACCGTATCAATCATTAGAATTGGAGCTGTTTTTTTGGCCACAGCTTTCGGGATGTTTGGTTTTTTTATAAGTGTTTTTCTAACACTTGGCTATTTAGCGAAATTAGAATCATTTGGGGTTCCATACCTTAGTCCGGTTTCCCCTTTTACAAAAGGAGATTTCTTGAAAATACTTATTAAAAAGCCAGTCTTTAAACAAAACAAACGAGCAAAAGTAAGAAATGAATACGGAAATAAGTTTAACCAACCTGTATATCCCATTTAA
- a CDS encoding Na+/H+ antiporter NhaC family protein, which yields MEQDSALSRATGNTKIDSLEFHLGAFGAAIPLVFFVIWAITTSVLQLSSEIGLVLGAIIGITLGLFFCKSKWADYAQGLFDGLAQPIGVIAMVAWFYAGMFAQLLQVGGLVEGLVWIGIETGFTGGWFVGLTFILAAVFSTAVGTGYGTTVAFCTLMFPAGVATGADPTILFAAILAGAVFGDNLAPVSDTTIVSATTQNADVPGVVRSRFKYAVAAAIPTLLLFIIFGSGGSIEEQANISSTTDPSGLLMLIPFIIVLTLAISGQHIITSLTWGIIVTITMIILFPVGSITDVIQFNPESDQIVEGALINGISGYMNMAILILLIVAAAHIMRLGGTMDTITTTLVKWIKNSIRRAELSMWAIVALLNSAITINTAAEIAAAPFVREIGEKYNIHSYRRANMLDAITSALGYIFPWGAPVLLGWSTISSMTDTYQWLPVVSPTAVFPFVFQGWFLVVIMLIAAITGWGLRYQGKNGEELRQPPE from the coding sequence ATGGAGCAAGATAGCGCATTATCACGTGCTACCGGAAATACTAAAATAGATTCACTTGAGTTCCATTTAGGTGCCTTTGGTGCTGCGATTCCCTTAGTGTTTTTCGTCATCTGGGCAATTACGACAAGTGTTTTACAATTATCTTCTGAAATAGGGCTGGTTCTCGGAGCTATTATCGGAATTACCTTAGGGTTATTTTTTTGTAAAAGTAAATGGGCAGATTATGCGCAAGGATTATTTGATGGACTGGCTCAGCCGATTGGTGTAATCGCCATGGTGGCTTGGTTTTATGCCGGAATGTTTGCTCAGTTGCTACAAGTTGGCGGCTTAGTAGAAGGACTGGTGTGGATTGGTATAGAGACTGGTTTTACCGGAGGCTGGTTTGTAGGATTAACTTTCATTCTTGCTGCAGTATTCTCTACCGCAGTTGGAACTGGCTATGGTACTACCGTTGCATTCTGTACGCTAATGTTCCCTGCCGGTGTTGCAACTGGTGCGGACCCGACTATCCTCTTTGCGGCAATTTTGGCAGGAGCAGTCTTTGGCGATAATCTCGCACCCGTATCCGATACAACAATTGTATCTGCTACCACACAGAATGCAGACGTACCTGGTGTGGTTCGCAGTCGTTTTAAATATGCTGTTGCTGCAGCAATCCCAACCTTATTGTTGTTTATTATCTTCGGAAGTGGTGGATCCATTGAGGAGCAGGCAAATATTTCATCTACAACAGATCCATCCGGCTTATTAATGCTGATCCCTTTTATTATCGTACTTACATTAGCTATTTCTGGTCAGCATATTATCACGTCTTTAACGTGGGGAATTATTGTTACGATCACCATGATTATATTATTCCCTGTTGGCTCAATTACCGACGTCATTCAATTTAATCCAGAATCTGATCAGATCGTTGAAGGTGCATTAATTAATGGTATTTCTGGATACATGAATATGGCGATATTAATTTTATTAATTGTTGCTGCCGCTCATATCATGCGTTTAGGTGGCACCATGGACACAATTACAACAACATTAGTAAAATGGATTAAAAATTCCATCCGACGTGCCGAATTGTCGATGTGGGCCATTGTAGCATTATTGAATAGCGCCATCACTATTAACACCGCAGCCGAAATTGCAGCTGCACCTTTCGTTCGTGAAATCGGTGAAAAATATAATATACACAGTTACCGCCGAGCGAACATGCTCGATGCTATTACGTCCGCATTGGGGTATATCTTCCCATGGGGAGCACCGGTATTGTTAGGTTGGTCGACGATCAGTTCGATGACAGATACGTATCAATGGCTACCAGTTGTCTCACCAACAGCCGTATTCCCATTCGTATTCCAAGGCTGGTTCCTCGTTGTGATTATGTTAATCGCAGCTATAACAGGATGGGGCTTGCGCTATCAAGGAAAAAATGGTGAAGAACTACGACAGCCACCAGAATAA
- a CDS encoding IS110 family transposase: MKYNTKYVGLDVSKEKIAVAVAEEGRSKPRYIGMIDYTVGAIDKIMKKLGESAELQVCYEAGAVGYGLYRLLTHLDIPCEVIAPSLIPQKPGDKVKTDKRDALNLATLYRAGELTPIFVPTEDDEALRDLVRGREDVKEDEKRAKHRVNHFLLRNGRKEPEGVRKWSVRYWEWLHTLTFKRLTSRSIFQEYVQQLRESQQRLKRLEKIIKEEAENGVHAPMIQKLMSLRGVALITATSLVAEVGSFERFQKASQFMAYTGLVPMESSSGYIRKQGNITRTGNRHVRRLLIEAAWSYRYSPAVKGELAKRQKGQPANVTTISWNAQQRLHKKYFRLMQRGKESGKVITAIGRELAGFIWAIANEPTNEFT, from the coding sequence ATGAAGTATAACACAAAATATGTAGGATTAGACGTATCGAAAGAGAAAATTGCAGTAGCCGTTGCGGAAGAAGGACGTTCTAAACCAAGGTATATTGGGATGATTGACTATACGGTAGGAGCCATTGATAAGATAATGAAGAAATTAGGAGAATCCGCAGAGCTTCAAGTTTGTTATGAGGCCGGAGCTGTTGGGTATGGACTCTATCGATTACTTACACATTTGGATATCCCTTGCGAAGTTATTGCGCCATCCTTAATCCCTCAGAAACCTGGTGATAAGGTGAAGACCGATAAGCGAGATGCTTTAAATCTGGCAACCCTTTATCGCGCAGGGGAATTAACACCGATTTTTGTCCCCACGGAAGATGATGAGGCTTTACGTGATTTAGTTCGGGGACGTGAAGATGTGAAGGAAGATGAAAAAAGAGCCAAACATAGAGTGAACCATTTTCTTCTTAGAAATGGAAGAAAAGAACCGGAAGGAGTCAGAAAATGGAGTGTGAGATATTGGGAATGGCTTCACACCTTAACATTTAAACGATTAACATCAAGGAGCATATTCCAAGAATATGTGCAACAACTTAGGGAATCTCAACAACGATTAAAGCGATTAGAAAAAATTATTAAAGAAGAAGCCGAAAATGGTGTACATGCCCCCATGATTCAAAAACTTATGTCACTTCGAGGTGTAGCCTTAATCACCGCAACTAGTTTAGTGGCAGAAGTCGGTTCATTTGAACGCTTTCAAAAAGCCAGCCAATTTATGGCCTACACAGGTTTGGTGCCGATGGAAAGTTCCAGCGGGTATATACGGAAGCAAGGTAATATAACGAGAACAGGAAATAGACATGTTCGAAGGCTTTTGATTGAGGCTGCATGGAGTTATCGTTATTCACCTGCCGTGAAAGGAGAGCTGGCAAAGAGACAAAAAGGACAACCAGCTAATGTTACAACTATTTCGTGGAATGCCCAACAACGCTTGCATAAGAAGTATTTCCGACTA
- the ureA gene encoding urease subunit gamma, with the protein MKLSPVEQEKLLLFVAGELAEKRKNKGIKLNYPEAVALISCYLLEGAREGKTVAQLMQEGKHVLTADDVMEGVPEMVESVQIEATFPDGTKLVTVHQPIS; encoded by the coding sequence GTGAAGCTTTCACCGGTAGAACAAGAGAAATTATTGCTCTTTGTAGCAGGCGAATTAGCCGAAAAGCGTAAAAATAAAGGGATAAAATTAAACTATCCAGAAGCAGTAGCGTTAATCAGCTGCTATTTACTAGAAGGAGCACGTGAAGGAAAGACAGTTGCACAGCTGATGCAGGAAGGCAAACATGTCCTGACTGCAGATGATGTAATGGAAGGAGTACCGGAAATGGTTGAAAGTGTACAAATCGAAGCGACTTTTCCGGATGGTACTAAACTGGTAACGGTACATCAACCTATCTCTTAA
- a CDS encoding urease subunit beta, whose product MIPGEWKLAKEDIEINRGRLTKTIKVSNKGDRPVQVGSHFHFPEINRELSFDRAGAIGMRLNIAAGTAVRFEPGEEKEVELVEIAGHKKVYGLNNLTNGSVTEKTAIVKQINEKGF is encoded by the coding sequence GTGATCCCTGGTGAATGGAAACTAGCAAAAGAAGATATTGAGATTAATAGAGGAAGATTAACAAAAACTATCAAGGTTTCAAATAAGGGGGATCGCCCCGTTCAAGTTGGTTCACATTTTCATTTTCCGGAAATTAATCGGGAACTTTCGTTTGATAGAGCGGGTGCGATCGGTATGCGTCTTAATATTGCTGCAGGCACAGCGGTTCGTTTTGAGCCAGGTGAAGAGAAAGAAGTCGAGCTCGTCGAAATCGCCGGTCACAAGAAAGTATATGGGTTAAATAATTTGACTAATGGCAGTGTCACAGAGAAAACGGCTATTGTAAAACAAATCAATGAAAAAGGATTTTAG
- a CDS encoding urease accessory protein UreF has product MKQQNDDLQNLSNTEGISTKFLYLMHIHDSAFPIGSYTHSFGMETFIQSDTIRTKEDLFQFCKMYLHENVAYTDGIFVKESYVTEDMSALIRLDKICDANKNAEETREASAMIGKQFVKAVLPVSETPSLEAWYQLLQDKQVMSHFPIVYGLYAKDLAFDLYTAVLTFLYSSTVGLVHNAVRAIPLGQKAGIEVIHRLIPEMEKATKQVLERSLADLSNHAVGLELASMQHKYLTSRLFIS; this is encoded by the coding sequence ATGAAGCAACAGAACGACGATTTACAGAACCTTTCAAATACAGAGGGCATCAGCACTAAGTTTCTGTATTTGATGCATATTCACGATTCTGCCTTTCCGATCGGCAGTTACACGCATTCGTTCGGGATGGAAACCTTTATTCAGTCGGATACGATTCGCACGAAGGAAGATCTTTTTCAATTTTGTAAAATGTATCTTCATGAAAATGTTGCTTATACGGATGGGATCTTTGTGAAAGAAAGCTATGTCACCGAAGATATGTCAGCTTTGATTCGCTTAGACAAAATATGTGATGCCAACAAAAATGCAGAAGAGACCAGAGAGGCTAGCGCTATGATAGGAAAGCAATTTGTTAAAGCGGTGTTGCCTGTCAGTGAGACACCATCACTAGAAGCATGGTATCAATTGCTGCAGGATAAGCAAGTAATGTCGCATTTCCCCATTGTATACGGATTGTATGCAAAAGATTTGGCTTTTGATTTGTATACCGCCGTATTGACTTTTTTGTATTCTTCTACAGTAGGTCTTGTTCATAATGCGGTTCGAGCGATTCCGCTTGGTCAGAAAGCAGGGATAGAAGTCATACACCGGTTGATTCCTGAGATGGAAAAAGCAACAAAGCAAGTACTGGAACGGTCATTGGCGGACCTGTCGAATCATGCCGTTGGACTGGAGTTAGCTTCTATGCAGCACAAATATTTAACATCGAGATTATTTATATCGTAA
- the ureC gene encoding urease subunit alpha, whose protein sequence is MRLSRQQYASLYGPTTGDQIRLADTELWIEVEKDYTAYGDESVFGGGKVLRDGMGQSGTHTREQNVLDLILTNALILDYTGIVKADIGVKNGRIVAIGKGGNPDVMEGVTDNMVVGASTEVIACEGKIVTAGAIDAHIHFISPQQIHVALAAGYTTMIGGGTGPATGTNATTCTPGEWNIHRMLEAAEEYPVNIGFLGKGNASSPEPQREQIRAGAVGLKLHEDWGTTPAAISQCLEVADELDVQVAIHTDTLNEAGFLEDTVQAIGERVIHTYHTEGAGGGHAPDIMKIASLPNVLPSSTNPTRPYTINTIDEHLDMLMVCHHLDHNVPEDVAFADSRIRPETIAAEDILHDEGVISMISSDSQAMGRIGESITRIWQTADKMKKQRSYLKEDKLAENDNFRAKRYVAKYTINPAITHGMSEEIGSIEPGKLADMVIWDPKFFGVKPETVVKGGMIAYAQMGDPNASIPTPQPVMMRPMFGSLGKAKYSTAITFVSQAAYEGKVHESLGLSKMIRPVKNCRNVQKKDLPLNGATPSIEVDPETYEVKLNGIIITCEPFSEVAMAQRYFLF, encoded by the coding sequence ATGCGACTTTCCAGACAGCAATATGCCTCACTTTATGGCCCGACTACAGGTGATCAGATCCGTCTGGCAGATACGGAGTTATGGATAGAGGTTGAAAAGGATTATACGGCATATGGCGATGAAAGTGTTTTTGGTGGCGGAAAAGTATTGCGTGATGGCATGGGCCAAAGTGGTACCCATACACGAGAGCAAAACGTATTAGATTTGATTCTCACCAATGCGCTTATTCTTGATTATACCGGCATTGTCAAAGCAGATATTGGTGTAAAAAATGGTCGAATCGTTGCGATTGGTAAGGGAGGTAATCCCGACGTAATGGAAGGCGTTACCGATAATATGGTAGTTGGTGCATCGACAGAGGTTATTGCTTGCGAAGGGAAAATCGTAACAGCAGGTGCGATCGATGCCCATATACATTTTATCAGCCCGCAACAGATCCATGTTGCGTTAGCGGCAGGCTACACAACAATGATTGGCGGTGGTACTGGACCGGCAACAGGTACCAATGCGACGACCTGTACGCCGGGTGAGTGGAATATTCATCGAATGCTGGAGGCGGCCGAAGAATATCCAGTGAATATTGGCTTCTTAGGAAAAGGAAATGCATCTTCACCTGAGCCGCAGCGTGAACAAATCAGAGCAGGAGCAGTGGGCTTAAAGCTGCACGAGGACTGGGGTACAACCCCTGCCGCAATCAGTCAATGCCTGGAAGTAGCTGATGAACTGGATGTACAAGTAGCAATACATACCGATACGTTGAATGAAGCAGGATTCCTGGAGGATACCGTTCAAGCAATTGGAGAGCGTGTGATTCACACCTATCATACAGAAGGCGCTGGCGGTGGTCATGCTCCTGATATTATGAAGATTGCTTCGCTTCCGAATGTACTACCATCTTCCACAAATCCGACGAGACCTTATACAATTAATACGATTGACGAGCATTTGGATATGTTGATGGTTTGTCATCACTTAGATCATAACGTTCCAGAAGATGTCGCATTTGCTGATTCGCGGATTCGTCCTGAAACAATTGCAGCTGAGGATATTTTGCATGATGAAGGTGTAATAAGCATGATATCTTCTGACTCACAAGCGATGGGACGAATCGGGGAGAGTATTACTCGTATTTGGCAGACTGCAGATAAAATGAAAAAGCAGCGCAGCTATCTGAAGGAAGATAAACTAGCAGAAAATGACAACTTCCGTGCGAAACGTTATGTGGCAAAGTATACGATTAATCCAGCAATTACTCATGGAATGAGTGAGGAAATTGGCTCCATCGAACCTGGTAAATTAGCTGACATGGTGATTTGGGATCCAAAGTTTTTTGGTGTGAAACCTGAAACAGTTGTCAAAGGTGGCATGATCGCTTATGCCCAAATGGGAGATCCGAATGCATCGATTCCGACTCCACAGCCAGTTATGATGCGTCCGATGTTCGGTTCCTTAGGAAAGGCTAAATACAGCACAGCTATTACCTTTGTATCGCAAGCTGCATACGAAGGGAAGGTCCATGAATCGCTTGGTCTTTCCAAAATGATTCGACCGGTCAAGAATTGTCGCAATGTTCAAAAGAAGGATCTGCCGTTAAATGGTGCGACCCCTTCAATTGAAGTGGATCCAGAAACATATGAAGTAAAATTAAATGGAATAATTATTACTTGTGAGCCTTTTTCAGAAGTTGCCATGGCGCAGCGATATTTTTTATTTTAA